GTAGCTTCGAAATGGATAACTATGTCTTTCAAGCCTACTACTCCTACAAGCTTGTTTTTATTATTGATCACAGGTAAATTCTTCACTCCCAAATCGCGCATTAAATCTTTAGCTTTGATTATACCATCGTTTTCGTGCATAGAAATGGGGTTTGAGCTCATTATTTCGTGAGCAGGAACATTAGCGAGCTCTTTTATTCTAGCTGCAACTTTAATAATATCTGATCTTGAAATTACTCCTAGAAGCTCTTTATTTCTTGTTACTGGCAGAGTTCTAAATCCTGTAGAAAAAAGTAGCTCTGCAGTATCAATTATAGAATCTTCAGGCTTTACTTCCGGCGACGATACCATTACAACACTAACGTTAGTGGAAAGTGCTAGCTTCCTTCGCTTTATTAGATTAGTATAGCTCACCCAGCCAAGCAATTTATTTTTCTCAACGACTGGGAGCTCATAAATATCGTGTTTTTTCATCTTGCCTATAACGTCTGAGAGCATATCCTGAGCACTTGCAGTAGCTAGTATTCGGGATAGGCAATCGTTTACTTTCAGAGTGTTAATACTGACAAGTTTTTCCATTCCAGCAAATTATAGTAATTAGATTTTGGGTTATAAATATTTATATTTGTAAATACAATAGAAGTTCTATGAGAATTGCGCTCACAGGCGTGCCATGCGTTGGAAAGAGCGCTGTTGCAAAAGTACTGAGAAAGAGAAGCTATAGAGTTGTTAATTTGAATATCTTAGCTGAAAGGCATAATTTTATTAAAGGCTATGACAGAGCTAGAAATTGCAAAATCGTAGATTTGAAAAAGTTGGAGGCTTTGATAGAACAAAAATTTAGTCAGAAAAAAATTTTTCTGGTATCGCATTTCGCGCATCTTTTGAATAACGATATTACAATTATTTTGAGATGCTCTCCTAAAGAGTTAAAGAAAAGATTAGTGAGAAAAGGATATAGTCGGAGAAAGGTTATAGAGAATTTAGAGGCAGAAGCTTTGGGCGTGATAACTTTAGAATCTGCGCACAGGAATAAAAATACTTACGAAATAGACTCTACAAAGCTTAGCAAAGAAGAAATTGCAAACAAAATAATTCTTATTACGAAAGGAAAAGGTAAATGTTACGAAGCTGGTAAAATAGACTGGTCTGAGGAAATATTAGAATGGTATTAGATAAGTATAGAAATATTAGCGATAGACTACTAGAGCCTTTTGCAAGGCCAATGAGACAAATAAATCCAAATTATCTTTCC
The Candidatus Thermoplasmatota archaeon genome window above contains:
- a CDS encoding adenylate kinase family protein gives rise to the protein MRIALTGVPCVGKSAVAKVLRKRSYRVVNLNILAERHNFIKGYDRARNCKIVDLKKLEALIEQKFSQKKIFLVSHFAHLLNNDITIILRCSPKELKKRLVRKGYSRRKVIENLEAEALGVITLESAHRNKNTYEIDSTKLSKEEIANKIILITKGKGKCYEAGKIDWSEEILEWY